One window of the Rhodothermales bacterium genome contains the following:
- a CDS encoding aspartate kinase, with protein MKVAKFGGSSLATAEQVRKVCAIIRSDADRRLVVVSAPGARFSGDIKVTDLLIRLAEARLAGVSVQEGVDEIVGRYAAIAGACGAPAEVVNTIRRDLETRLAATYASEGYFMDAMKAAGEDNSARLVAECLRVCGVDARYVNPGDAGMVLSDEAGNARVLEKAYDRLESLRHSAGVTIFPGFFGYAESGHIVTFPRGGSDITGAILAAAVDADVYENFTDVDSVLAANPRIVRDPEAISTLSYREMRELAYAGFSVFHDEALEPVFRKRIPVNIRNTNNPAAPGTLVVGQREIEPGRPVVGIAAMKGFCSVYISKYLMNRQVGYGRRVLQVFEDEGISYEHAPSGIDDMSVILRESAFPPAIETRVVASLRRDLEADDVSVERGLALIMLVGEGMRHSIGITARAGAAFERARVNIEIINQGSSEVSMMFGVKDEDMDAAVRALYEEFFGA; from the coding sequence ATGAAAGTAGCCAAATTTGGCGGCAGTTCACTCGCGACGGCGGAGCAGGTCCGGAAGGTCTGTGCCATCATTCGATCGGATGCGGATCGCCGGCTCGTGGTCGTATCGGCCCCCGGCGCCCGATTTTCTGGAGATATAAAAGTAACCGATCTACTCATTCGGCTCGCCGAAGCCCGTCTGGCTGGAGTGTCGGTGCAGGAGGGGGTGGATGAGATTGTCGGCCGCTACGCGGCGATTGCCGGGGCTTGCGGGGCGCCGGCGGAGGTAGTGAATACGATTCGGCGCGACCTTGAAACGCGTCTCGCGGCGACGTATGCGAGCGAGGGCTATTTTATGGATGCCATGAAAGCCGCCGGCGAAGACAATAGCGCCAGACTGGTTGCCGAGTGCCTGCGGGTGTGCGGCGTCGACGCGCGCTATGTGAATCCCGGAGACGCCGGCATGGTATTGTCCGACGAGGCCGGGAATGCCCGGGTCCTCGAGAAGGCGTACGACCGCCTCGAGTCGCTTCGCCACAGCGCCGGCGTCACCATCTTCCCCGGTTTTTTTGGTTATGCCGAGTCCGGGCATATCGTCACCTTCCCGCGCGGAGGCTCGGACATCACGGGCGCCATCCTGGCCGCCGCCGTCGATGCCGATGTCTACGAAAACTTTACGGACGTGGACTCCGTGCTGGCCGCCAACCCGCGCATCGTGCGGGACCCGGAGGCGATTTCGACCCTGTCGTACCGCGAGATGCGCGAACTGGCCTACGCCGGCTTTTCGGTGTTCCACGATGAGGCCCTCGAACCTGTCTTTCGGAAGCGTATCCCCGTGAATATCCGCAACACGAACAACCCCGCGGCCCCTGGTACCCTCGTGGTCGGGCAGCGTGAGATCGAGCCCGGCCGGCCGGTGGTGGGTATCGCGGCGATGAAAGGGTTTTGCAGCGTCTACATCAGCAAGTATCTGATGAACCGCCAGGTGGGCTACGGCCGCCGCGTGCTCCAGGTGTTTGAGGACGAAGGCATCAGCTACGAACACGCCCCCTCGGGCATAGACGACATGTCGGTCATCCTTCGCGAGTCGGCCTTCCCGCCCGCCATTGAAACCCGCGTGGTGGCGTCGTTGCGACGGGATCTCGAGGCGGACGATGTCTCGGTGGAGCGCGGTCTCGCGTTGATCATGCTCGTCGGCGAGGGCATGCGCCACTCGATCGGCATCACGGCCCGCGCCGGCGCCGCGTTCGAACGCGCACGGGTGAACATCGAAATCATCAATCAGGGCTCCAGCGAAGTGAGCATGATGTTCGGGGTGAAGGACGAGGATATGGATGCGGCCGTCCGCGCCCTGTACGAAGAGTTTTTCGGCGCGTAG
- a CDS encoding L-serine ammonia-lyase has product MSALSVFDMLKIGVGPSSSHTLGPWRAIQRWLAELRQEVRLEEVNHIQVVLYGSLALTGRGHCTDKAICLALLGYEPETVPVDRIDAVIEALSERRHLALTPGREIPFDPVSDIVYLKTERLPFHANGMKCLASAGERRLESVYYSTGGGFVVKEGESEHPESTLRLPYPTERAEDLLAHCRRDGLRIADMVWANEQAWRAPAQIEVDLARLWEVMKSSIFRGCHTEGLLPGGLQVRRRARDMAHKLLGDTVYPDVDSWIEAIRSRPFVFRDVLKWVSCFALAVNEENASLGRVVTAPTNGASGVIPAVLMYHVCFSTHVVEPREIARFLMVAGEIGTFFKKRATISAAMGGCQAEIGVSSAMAAAALTEVQGGSVGQSLMAAEIAMEHHLGMTCDPIAGLVQIPCIERNSMGAIKAINAAALAIDGDPAAARVSLDDVIHTMWETAKDMSSKYKETSQGGLAVNISVRVPEC; this is encoded by the coding sequence ATGTCCGCGCTCAGTGTCTTCGACATGCTCAAAATCGGCGTCGGCCCGTCCAGCTCGCACACGCTGGGTCCCTGGCGCGCCATCCAACGGTGGCTGGCCGAATTGCGGCAGGAGGTGCGATTGGAGGAGGTGAACCACATCCAGGTCGTGCTCTACGGCTCACTCGCCCTCACCGGACGCGGGCACTGCACCGACAAAGCGATCTGTCTGGCGCTCCTGGGGTACGAGCCCGAGACGGTGCCGGTCGACCGGATCGATGCCGTCATCGAGGCCCTGAGCGAGCGCCGGCACCTGGCCCTGACGCCGGGACGCGAAATTCCGTTCGACCCGGTGTCCGATATCGTCTATCTAAAAACCGAGCGCCTTCCGTTCCACGCCAACGGCATGAAGTGTCTCGCTTCGGCCGGCGAGCGGCGGCTGGAATCGGTGTATTACTCGACAGGCGGCGGCTTCGTCGTAAAAGAGGGGGAGTCTGAGCATCCCGAATCCACCCTCAGGTTGCCCTACCCGACCGAGCGGGCGGAGGACCTGCTGGCGCATTGCCGGCGCGACGGGCTTCGGATCGCGGATATGGTGTGGGCCAACGAGCAGGCCTGGCGGGCGCCGGCTCAGATCGAGGTCGACCTGGCCCGGCTCTGGGAGGTGATGAAGTCCAGCATCTTTCGTGGTTGCCACACCGAAGGCCTGTTGCCCGGGGGCCTGCAGGTCCGCCGGCGCGCCCGCGATATGGCGCACAAGCTCCTGGGCGACACCGTCTACCCGGATGTAGATAGCTGGATCGAGGCCATCCGCTCGCGCCCGTTTGTTTTCCGCGATGTATTGAAGTGGGTCTCCTGCTTTGCGTTGGCCGTCAACGAAGAAAACGCCAGCCTGGGCCGTGTCGTCACCGCGCCCACCAACGGCGCGTCGGGCGTCATCCCGGCGGTGCTGATGTATCATGTGTGTTTTTCGACCCACGTTGTAGAGCCTCGGGAGATCGCCCGATTCCTCATGGTGGCCGGTGAAATCGGGACGTTTTTTAAGAAGCGCGCGACGATCTCGGCCGCGATGGGCGGATGCCAGGCTGAAATCGGTGTCTCCTCCGCCATGGCCGCGGCGGCGCTGACGGAGGTGCAGGGCGGCAGTGTCGGGCAGTCGCTCATGGCGGCCGAGATCGCGATGGAGCACCACCTGGGCATGACGTGCGACCCCATCGCCGGCCTCGTCCAGATCCCCTGCATCGAACGAAACTCGATGGGCGCCATCAAGGCCATCAACGCCGCCGCCCTGGCCATCGACGGCGACCCCGCCGCCGCCCGCGTCTCCCTCGACGATGTCATCCACACGATGTGGGAGACGGCCAAGGACATGAGCAGCAAATACAAAGAAACGTCCCAGGGCGGGCTCGCGGTCAATATCTCGGTGCGCGTCCCCGAATGTTAG
- a CDS encoding HPF/RaiA family ribosome-associated protein → MNISIKTVGFTLTEALEAFTREKMNDTLRAFGRMDSEAIGTIVTLARTENPESPFRASAAITVPGDRFFIEEDAPDIHTAVTQLKKATMTCVKRWRERLIERHQ, encoded by the coding sequence ATGAACATCAGCATAAAAACCGTGGGTTTCACGCTCACCGAAGCCCTTGAAGCCTTCACCAGGGAGAAAATGAACGATACCCTCCGCGCTTTCGGCCGGATGGACAGCGAAGCGATAGGGACCATCGTCACCCTCGCCCGCACCGAGAATCCCGAATCCCCTTTCCGCGCCAGCGCGGCCATCACCGTCCCGGGGGATCGCTTTTTTATCGAAGAAGACGCCCCGGACATCCATACAGCGGTCACGCAACTCAAAAAAGCGACCATGACCTGCGTCAAACGCTGGCGCGAACGGCTCATCGAACGGCATCAATAG
- a CDS encoding Crp/Fnr family transcriptional regulator translates to METSRVEADRLVERFPFLRQSTPAVVDDFLRQGVHKRLAPGEFICLEGNQCTFLPFVLSGQARVYKASDAGREITLYRIAAGESCVLTASCILNHIAFPAFAVAETPVEGFLVPASVFRTWIDTHSAWRMFVFDMFAQRLSSIISVVEEVVFRRLDARLAAFLLDSGVERVATTHEAIATELGSSREVVSRLLKEFEHEGLVELERGAIGLTSRNGLLHRAQK, encoded by the coding sequence ATGGAAACATCCCGAGTTGAGGCCGACCGATTGGTCGAACGATTTCCTTTCCTGCGCCAGTCGACGCCAGCCGTGGTCGATGATTTTCTCCGGCAGGGGGTACACAAGCGCCTCGCCCCGGGCGAATTTATTTGCCTGGAGGGCAACCAGTGCACGTTTTTGCCCTTTGTCCTCTCGGGACAGGCGCGGGTGTACAAAGCCAGCGACGCGGGGCGCGAGATCACGTTGTACCGGATCGCCGCCGGCGAGAGCTGCGTGCTCACGGCGTCGTGTATCCTAAATCACATCGCCTTCCCGGCCTTTGCCGTCGCCGAGACCCCGGTCGAGGGCTTTCTGGTGCCGGCCTCGGTGTTTCGGACGTGGATCGACACCCACAGCGCCTGGCGCATGTTCGTCTTCGACATGTTCGCCCAGCGGTTATCGAGCATCATCAGCGTGGTTGAAGAGGTGGTCTTCCGCCGGCTCGATGCCCGGCTCGCCGCGTTTCTGCTCGATTCCGGGGTGGAACGCGTGGCCACGACCCACGAGGCCATCGCGACCGAACTGGGCAGCTCGCGCGAAGTCGTGAGCCGGCTGCTGAAGGAGTTCGAACATGAGGGGTTGGTTGAGCTCGAACGCGGCGCGATCGGTCTTACTTCGCGAAACGGGCTGCTACATCGGGCACAGAAATGA
- a CDS encoding DUF2892 domain-containing protein produces the protein MKKNMGTIDRIIRVVVALVIGILYFTNQLTGTAAIILGILAVVFLLTSAVSTCPLYLPFGLSTRPKQAA, from the coding sequence ATGAAAAAGAACATGGGAACGATCGATCGCATCATCCGCGTCGTTGTCGCCCTAGTAATCGGTATTCTCTATTTCACGAACCAGCTTACCGGCACCGCCGCCATCATCCTGGGTATCCTCGCGGTCGTGTTCTTGCTGACCAGCGCAGTGAGCACGTGCCCGCTGTATCTGCCGTTCGGGTTATCGACCCGGCCGAAACAGGCGGCCTGA
- a CDS encoding sterol desaturase family protein has translation MPRYIDIFLEAYAGYARYLWHEVTHPHLTNYFYWLLGVSAFFFLLEIARPWRKEQARFRKDFWLDFFYMFFNFFFFSLIIYNAASQLFVELFKDLLALFGVRNLVAIHLDTWPAWGQLVTLFVVRDFIQWNIHRLLHRVPFLWEFHKVHHSVQEMGFAAHLRFHWMENVVYRVIEYIPLAMIGFGIGDFFIVHIFTLAVGHFNHSNFRLNLGPFKYILNNPQMHIWHHARVWPEAHVHGVNFGLTLSIWDYLFRTDYIPYDGRDIELGFEGLESFPHTFVSQNLHGLPLRRPGSTP, from the coding sequence ATGCCGCGCTACATCGACATCTTCCTGGAAGCCTACGCCGGCTACGCCCGGTATCTGTGGCACGAGGTGACCCATCCGCACCTGACGAATTATTTCTACTGGCTGCTGGGCGTATCGGCGTTTTTCTTTTTGCTGGAGATCGCGCGCCCGTGGCGCAAGGAGCAGGCCCGGTTCCGGAAGGACTTCTGGCTGGACTTCTTCTACATGTTCTTCAATTTTTTCTTCTTCTCCCTCATCATCTATAACGCGGCCTCCCAGCTATTCGTCGAGCTTTTTAAGGATTTACTGGCCCTGTTCGGGGTCCGAAACCTGGTGGCCATCCACCTCGACACCTGGCCGGCGTGGGGGCAGCTCGTGACGCTGTTTGTCGTGCGCGACTTCATCCAGTGGAATATTCACCGCCTCCTGCACAGGGTGCCGTTCCTGTGGGAGTTCCACAAAGTCCACCACTCCGTCCAGGAAATGGGCTTCGCCGCCCACCTCCGGTTCCACTGGATGGAGAATGTCGTCTACCGCGTGATCGAGTACATCCCGCTGGCGATGATCGGCTTCGGGATTGGCGATTTTTTTATCGTCCACATCTTCACGCTGGCCGTGGGGCATTTTAATCACTCCAACTTCCGCCTGAATCTGGGCCCATTCAAGTATATTCTGAACAATCCGCAGATGCACATCTGGCATCACGCCCGTGTCTGGCCCGAAGCCCACGTGCACGGTGTAAATTTTGGGTTGACTCTGAGCATCTGGGACTATTTATTTAGGACGGATTACATCCCCTACGACGGGAGAGACATCGAGCTTGGGTTCGAGGGACTGGAGTCCTTCCCCCACACGTTCGTCTCTCAAAACTTGCATGGCCTCCCGTTACGACGTCCCGGCAGTACCCCCTGA
- a CDS encoding rhodanese-like domain-containing protein has product MRSLSIGVTRVTTVLTRRRLLLSTLMLLFCGFVLIVYGRGTALSVSPTALVGRIGSVDAPTILDVRMGFEYAKGHIPGALSVPLHVLLLRYEDLVIAYDKPVVVYCGTGFRACFASFILQLVGFEQVYVLEGHMGGWQRAGFPLSS; this is encoded by the coding sequence ATGCGATCACTCTCCATCGGGGTAACGCGCGTCACCACCGTGCTTACCCGCCGGCGTCTTCTGTTGTCGACGCTGATGTTGTTGTTTTGCGGCTTCGTGCTGATCGTATACGGGCGGGGCACCGCCCTGTCCGTCAGCCCGACGGCGCTGGTCGGCCGAATCGGATCGGTGGATGCGCCAACGATTCTCGATGTCCGAATGGGGTTCGAATATGCGAAGGGCCACATTCCCGGCGCGCTGAGCGTACCGTTGCACGTACTGCTGCTTCGGTATGAAGACCTTGTGATCGCCTACGACAAGCCGGTCGTAGTCTACTGCGGCACCGGGTTTCGGGCCTGCTTCGCCTCGTTTATCCTGCAACTCGTCGGCTTCGAGCAGGTCTATGTGTTGGAAGGCCACATGGGAGGGTGGCAGCGCGCCGGCTTCCCGCTCTCATCCTAG
- a CDS encoding cysteine synthase family protein — protein MNVSRSVLSALPDHSTEVIAPISSTMSLLACTQLPPISHIGNTPLIRLRKVTEGVPARVAIYAKAEHLNPSGSVKDRTALQIIVEAIRSGDLHEGKTLIDSTSGNTGISYAMIGAALGIAVEIAMPENASEERKQTLQSYGARLTLTDPELGSDGAQCYVRDKLAEDADGYFYADQYNNDANWRAHYAGTGQEIIDQTQGRISHFVAGVGTTGTFVGVTRRLKTYRDGIVCAALQPEDPHHVLKGLRHMETALIPGIYDPTLSDLDLRCSDEEAYDMTRRLAREEGLLVGISSGANVAASIRLARQLTEGVIVTILCDSGNRYLSQSFWV, from the coding sequence ATGAACGTGTCTCGCTCGGTTTTGTCTGCTTTGCCCGATCATTCCACCGAGGTTATCGCCCCGATATCGAGTACGATGTCGTTGTTGGCCTGTACGCAGCTGCCTCCAATCTCCCACATCGGGAATACCCCCCTGATCCGGCTACGCAAGGTTACTGAAGGGGTGCCTGCCCGCGTGGCGATATATGCCAAGGCCGAGCATCTCAACCCGAGCGGTTCGGTGAAGGACCGCACGGCGCTCCAGATCATCGTGGAGGCGATTCGCTCCGGTGACTTACACGAAGGGAAGACGTTGATCGATTCGACGAGCGGAAACACGGGGATTTCATACGCGATGATCGGTGCGGCGCTGGGGATAGCGGTCGAAATCGCGATGCCCGAAAATGCCTCGGAGGAACGGAAACAGACCCTCCAGTCTTACGGCGCCAGGCTCACGCTCACGGACCCCGAACTCGGCTCCGACGGCGCTCAATGTTATGTGCGCGATAAACTCGCCGAGGATGCGGACGGCTATTTTTATGCAGACCAGTACAATAACGATGCAAACTGGCGCGCGCATTATGCCGGCACGGGCCAGGAGATCATCGACCAGACCCAGGGCCGCATATCCCACTTCGTGGCGGGCGTGGGCACGACGGGCACCTTCGTGGGCGTCACGCGCCGGCTCAAAACCTACCGGGACGGCATCGTATGCGCGGCCCTCCAGCCGGAGGACCCCCACCACGTACTGAAGGGGCTGCGGCACATGGAGACGGCGCTCATACCAGGTATCTACGACCCGACCTTGTCCGACCTGGACCTCCGATGTAGCGATGAGGAAGCGTACGACATGACCCGCCGGCTGGCGCGCGAAGAAGGGCTGCTCGTCGGCATCTCCTCAGGTGCCAACGTCGCGGCTTCGATCCGGCTGGCCCGTCAGCTCACCGAGGGCGTCATCGTAACGATCCTGTGCGACAGCGGCAACCGCTACCTGAGCCAGTCGTTTTGGGTTTGA
- a CDS encoding lysophospholipid acyltransferase family protein: MIDRLFTFVFFIYFLITATICATIAGLVRLVTQPFDQRLILLHKFATFWSSLYIWGMPAWKVTVYDREKIDQKATYVIVSNHQSLIDIMAGYMLHTHFKWVAKAELFRVPFVGWNLMLNRHVKIRRGDRQGIVDMMHDATTHLEQGSSVFIFPEGTRSETGEVQPFKSGAFTLAKRAKVPILPVAIIGSKDALPKGRLSIHGKHHIRVRVLDPVPYESFAEQDVKTLTERVQSTIAAVVRAG; encoded by the coding sequence ATGATCGACCGCCTCTTTACCTTCGTTTTTTTTATCTACTTCCTCATCACCGCCACCATCTGCGCCACCATCGCCGGCCTCGTGCGGCTTGTGACGCAACCCTTCGACCAGCGGCTGATCCTCCTGCATAAGTTCGCCACGTTCTGGTCCTCGCTGTACATCTGGGGGATGCCGGCGTGGAAGGTCACGGTGTACGACCGGGAAAAAATCGACCAGAAAGCGACATACGTGATTGTCTCGAACCACCAGTCGCTCATCGACATCATGGCCGGCTACATGCTCCACACCCACTTCAAGTGGGTGGCGAAGGCGGAGTTGTTCCGGGTGCCGTTTGTCGGCTGGAATCTGATGCTCAACCGCCACGTCAAGATCAGACGCGGCGACCGGCAGGGCATCGTGGACATGATGCACGACGCGACGACCCACCTGGAGCAGGGCAGCAGCGTGTTTATCTTCCCCGAAGGCACGCGCTCGGAAACCGGAGAGGTGCAGCCGTTTAAGTCCGGCGCCTTCACGCTGGCGAAACGGGCGAAGGTGCCCATCCTCCCGGTGGCCATCATCGGCAGCAAGGATGCGCTCCCCAAGGGCCGGCTCTCGATCCACGGCAAACACCATATCCGCGTCCGCGTGCTGGACCCGGTTCCGTACGAATCGTTCGCCGAACAGGATGTCAAGACGTTGACGGAACGCGTCCAGTCCACCATCGCGGCGGTGGTGCGGGCCGGGTGA